A stretch of the Papaver somniferum cultivar HN1 chromosome 6, ASM357369v1, whole genome shotgun sequence genome encodes the following:
- the LOC113287201 gene encoding uncharacterized protein LOC113287201: MAIICYQCRLRISNQCYPLPSLLHYKFPQLKARHHVLLNPFVSYLVFILYFHLPFPLNIIMFDIPTNAYINHITQTLHDNEAFAEGPFREYLEFTRLAAIAINLIWSPVGRVIIRKTPYTQVFVFRFTMAGDFATAIYENPSRVHGKLLTLRFWSADVKLHHLDFTVHDFWTKFSLREDLVERGYVAKMLADKVGEVLVMVGLVYKASIYKAHVLVDLTTPLRHKIRIRYEYFETLDVKAYFDSLPHATCRYCWNINHNHLTCSDSHLDYRCNMPTIVFEDEENARMIIGGNRVQGRCTTHGLASAVSGLRIYDSAIDQDQHSARDQKRQRILHDVVDQIRETNSADATYHPTSPTDKGKNLMPHIESGKGKTVVTVSEETSTGQKKFDKQQQKYNTWARMLNQYVDLGVQSGRIHIRDNTHTSTSSMVPDQNPQFSPEWVDVAEDVRDDGILPRIVEEIVLSSEDINMSRNFVKRVYRLPEDTAVVVEEFPAQTWTTVDAIEEDPDGVPVHLRQSSEYLEHQQHGLDSLDITQ; this comes from the exons TCTTCTACACTATAAATTCCCTCAGTTGAAAGCCAGACACCATGTTCTTCTCAATCCCTTTGTTTCTTACCTTGTGTTCATTCTGTACTTTCACTTGCCTTTTCCACTGAACATCATCATGTTTGACATCCCTACCAACGCTTACATAAATCATATTACTCAAACACTGCATGATAATGAAGCTTTTGCAGAAGGTCCCTTTCGAGAATATTTGGAGTTTACGCGGCTTGCTGCAATTGCAATAAACTTAATCTGGTCCCCTGTTGGAAGAGTAATCATACGAAAAACACCGTATACCCAGGTTTTTGTGTTTCGTTTTACTATGGCAGGTGATTTTGCAACAGCCATCTATGAAAACCCTAGTAGAGTGCATGGAAAATTGCTGACTCTAAGATTTTGGTCCGCTGATGTTAAGCTGCACCACCTAGATTTTACGGTGCATGATTTCTGGACTAAGTTTTCTTTACGAGAAGATTTAGTGGAAAGGGGATATGTTGCTAAAATGTTGGCTGATAAGGTTGGTGAAGTTCTGGTTATGGTAGGTCTTGTTTATAAGGCTAGTATTTACAAAGCACATGTTTTGGTCGACCTAACCACGCCACTTCGTCATAAAATCCGCATTCGATATGAATATTTTGAAACACTGGATGTTAAAGCCTACTTTGATAGTCTTCCTCATGCCACCTGCAGATATTGCTGGAATATTAATCATAATCATCTAACTTGTTCTGACAGTCATCTTGATTATCGATGCAATATGCCGACCATTgtctttgaagatgaagaaaatgcacGGATGATTATCGGAGGCAACAGAGTGCAGGGTCGATGTACTACTCATGGACTAGCTTCTGCGGTATCTGGGTTGCGAATCTATGATAGTGCTATTGATCAAGACCAACACAGTGCAAGGGATCAGAAAAGACAAAGGATTTTACATGACGTTGTCGACCAGATACGTGAAACTAATTCAGCTGATGCTACATATCATCCAACGAGTCCCACAGACAAAGGTAAAAATCTCATGCCTCATATTGAATCGGGGAAAGGTAAAACTGTGGTTACTGTTAGTGAAGAAACTTCAACGGGCCAGAAAAAATTCGATAAGCAACAACAGAAATACAATACTTGGGCTCGAATGCTAAATCAGTATGTTGATTTGGGGGTCCAGTCGGGTCGGATCCATATTCGAGATAATACTCATACCTCGACTTCATCGATGGTTCCAGATCAGAATCCACAATTTAGTCCAGAATGGGTAGATGTTGCTGAGGATGTTAGGGATGATGGAATCCTTCCACGGATTGTAGAAGAAATCGTTCTTTCGAGTGAAGATATTAATAtgtcaagaaattttgttaaacggGTTTATCGTCTTCCAGAAGATACGGCTGTAGTCGTTGAAGAATTTCCAGCCCAAACATGGACTACCGTTGATGCTATAGAG GAGGATCCGGATGGTGTTCCAGTTCATTTGAGGCAGAGTTCAGAGTATCTAGAGCATCAGCAACATGGTCTCGACAGCTTGGACATCACCCAGTAG